The Sinomicrobium kalidii region GCAAAAAATTTCAGCATGGGCAAACTGTTAGCAGTGGGTAGCATGGCTTTTGACGCTATAGAAACCCCTTTTGGTAAAACAGACAAAATTCTCGGCGGCGCTGCTCCCTACATCGGTTTGGCCGCATCTCAATTTGATATAGACATTGCAATAGCTTCTGTAATAGGCGAAGACTTCCCGGAAAGTTATTTATCTTTACTTAAAAACAGAAATATAGACACCTCGGCTATCGAAATGGTAAAAGGCGGCAAGACCTTTTTCTGGAGCGGAAAATACCACAACGACCTGAATTCCAGGGATACCATTGAAACACAACTCAATGTACTCGCGGACTTCAACCCCGTTATCCCGGAAGGTTATAAAGATGCTGATGTGGTAATGCTCGGTAACCTGCACCCCAGCACACAACTCAGCGTTATAGCACAAATGGATAAAAAGCCGAAACTCATTGTGCTGGACACCATGAATTTCTGGATGGACAATACCTGGGATGAACTGATGCAGGTCATCGCCAAAGTAGATGTCATCACGATCAATGATGAAGAGGCC contains the following coding sequences:
- a CDS encoding PfkB family carbohydrate kinase, giving the protein MGKLLAVGSMAFDAIETPFGKTDKILGGAAPYIGLAASQFDIDIAIASVIGEDFPESYLSLLKNRNIDTSAIEMVKGGKTFFWSGKYHNDLNSRDTIETQLNVLADFNPVIPEGYKDADVVMLGNLHPSTQLSVIAQMDKKPKLIVLDTMNFWMDNTWDELMQVIAKVDVITINDEEARQLTGEYSLVKAAQKINKMGPKFVVIKKGEHGALLFHEDNIFFAPALPLEEVFDPTGAGDTFAGGFSGYIAATEDISFENMKNAVIYGSNLASFCVEKFGTERMEKLTKREIQQRLLQFKELTQFEIELT